Genomic segment of Ewingella sp. CoE-038-23:
AAGGAGAAATATGATACCTAGTCCCCAGGAGAACATAATGAGATATTAAGAGGAAATAACGATGCCTTTATCACTGCACACTCAGCAGTTGAAAAGTATTGGAAAGATAATCCGTTCATTAAGGAAATTGAAAATTCTTTATCAAGATATCTGTGCGTGTTTAATCCCCCAGTCACAGGCAATGAAGACCATGATGAAGATGGTTCATACAAACTATCTTGATTTTTTAATAAAATTTAAAAGAGGAAAATATGAAATTATCTGACACTTCAAAGCTAAAATTGATTGTAGTTATTGCATCTTTAACTATCTTTACAGCGGGTTCGTTTTCCACTCTTTCAGGATTACTAATCTCTCAGTTTCAGAGCAGTTTTGGATGGCCTCTAACTTACACAAGCTTTGGAGTGTCATTAAATATGATTCTGTATGGGTTAGTCGCCCCGTTCTCTATTTTCCTGATGGACCGATATGGAATTAAGAATATAACATATTTGGCACTTTTTTTGTTGGCAGCGGGAGCTTCAATCGCGCTCATCCCTAATCCGATTGTGTTTAACTTTGCATGGGGTGTTTTAGTTGGAAGCGGCACGGGTATGCTAACTATGGCTTATGGTGCGTATATTGCTCAAAGATACTTTAGAGAAAATCAAGGATTACCCGTCGGTATCATGACGGCCTCAGCAGTAGTTGGGCAGTTTGCACTACTCCCTCTATGGTCCCACCTTGCAGAATCAAAAGCATGGTTTTATCCATTAGCCGGTTGTGCCATCATTTCTTTTTTAGCAATAATAATGAATATCTTTAGCCCTATAACTACAAATGAAAAGGAAAAAAAATTAAAACAAAAAAATTCCATATCTGAAGTGTATTTCAACCTTGTCTATGGTTTAAAGTCTCCAACATTCTGGGTGATATCGCTGTTCTTTATGATATGTGGAGCAACAACAAATGGTTTGATGTGGAGCAACTTCATTCCCGCAGCACATGATCATGGTATGCATGCTACAGTTGCATCCACCATACTTCTTATTATAGGGTTCTCCAATATCATTGGTACGCTTTTGACTGGTTGGCTGACCGATAAAATAAACCCAAAACATATCCTGGCGGCAGTCTTCTTATTTAGGGCGGCGGTTTTATTTTGGCTTCCATTTATCTTAAATTCCAACCTAGACGTTAACCTGATCACTTTTGCAATTCTTTTTGGGATTTTAGATGTTGCCACCGTTCCGCCCGTGATTACTTTATGCAACAAAGTTTTCTCTGACAGAGGCCCAGCACTTTTTTCATGGACAAATGCTTTTCATCAGATTGGCGCCGGAGCAATGGCCTTTTTAGCGAGTTATCTAAGAATACGACTGGGCGATTACTTCGTAGTATGGATCCTCGCAGCAAGTATGTGCGTACTGGCTATTTTAATTGTTTATCTCTCTAAATATGATGGTTATCAACCTGAGCACACCGACAATAAAAATACAACCGAGACAAGTCCATAGCTGGGAACATCACACTTGTTAATCCTTATAAAATAGCAAAACGCCCGCTTAAGGAAACTTAAGCGGGCGTTTTGCTTTGGTGTTTTCGCCGACTGATTCGTCAGTTGGCTCAAAATTGGTTATCATCCGCCCCCCCTCTTCCTGCGGAAAGCCTGATGTCTACGATTATCGATACCTTTATCGCCCCGCCGTGCCACGACGAGATCGAGACGCTCTATCAGGACGAGCATCTGCTGCTGATCAATAAGCCTGCCGGGCTGCTGAGCCTGTCGGGTAAAAATCCGCTCAATCTCGATTCGGTCCATCATCGGCTGGTGCAGACATTCCCCGGCTGCACTCTGGTTCATCGCCTCGATTTCGGTACTTCTGGCCTGATGGTGATTGCCCGCAATAAGCCAATCAATGCCGCACTTTGCCAGCAGTTCAGTCAGCGCAGCGTGAGGAAAATCTACAGCGCCCTGCTCTGCGGGCATCTGGATGAAGATGAAGGGGTGATTGATGCGCCCATTGCCAAAGACCCGGCGCTGTTCCCGCTGATGTCAATTTGCGCCATTCACGGCAAGCCCGCGCGCTCCGGCTATCGGGTGATTGAACGCTTCTACCGTGAGTTAGAAAACGGCGCATTGCTGCCCTTGACGCGGGTAGAGCTGACGCCAGAAACCGGGCGCACGCACCAGTTGCGCATTCACTGTCAGCTACTGGGCCACCCCATTTTAGGCTGTGATTTGTATGGCGGCCTGCTGCTGCCGGGGACTGAACAGACACCTCGCCTGATGCTGCACGCCAGCGAGCTGCATTTTGTGCATCCCATCAGTGGAGAGAAAATCGAAGCCCGTCATGCCAGTCCTTTCTAAGCCACAACCTCCATACGCAACCCTTGATCACCACATCAAATCGTCGGGCACTTTAAAGTCAGCATACGGATCTTCTTCATCCTGCTCTTCCTGACTGAGCGCGCTGTTTAAAGCAATGCTGCCGGCGTCTCGCTGGGCAATTTTATCAGCGACGCTTGCAGGAATAATGGCGTACTGACTCTCACTCGGGTTATCGGTAACCCAACGAGCAATGGCGAGACGCCCGCTAATCAACTGGGCCTGAGTGACCTTATCAACCATTATTTTTTTGATAAGATTATTATCGGTGAAGTTAAAACCAATATCGCCTTTTGCAATATCAATTCTATTCATTTCAATCAGTTGTTTAACCTGAGCTTTATGTTCTTTAGATAACACAGCCTGTTTGTGTTGTTCATTTAACTGTTTATCACGCTCAAGCTGCGTTTTTTTATTTTCTTCCACCGCTTCTCTTGCCTCACGCGCCTGAACCCGTGACTTTTTAGCCGTTCTCTGAACTTTAGCCACCTTTTTGCTGGTCACTAATCCGGCTTTTAGCAGTTGCTCTTGTAAGGTCAGTTTTGTCATTTTCGTTTCTAAACTCGTTAAATAATTTCTGCGATTATAGCGGTAATTTTTGAGGCAGTGCTAGGTGGCGGAACTCCTCCGCCATTTTCACCACTCACTTAGCTTAGGAAGCTATTTGAGGTGAGTTAAAATGCGCGTATTGCCTTCCCAATCTGGTCCGACCTTCAATGGCTCAATTTCTTCGTCGGCTGATGAAACCTCTTTTGGAACCCAGCCGCCTGCCAGCACCTTGAACCGGGCAAGTTCGGGTTCAAATCTGTCAATTCAGTACGGTCAGACCAATAATCAGGCCAACAGCGCGGCGGCCGCCAATGATCCGGGCGATATTATCAACGAGCTGGCGTCGATGATTGCCGGTTTATTACGAAAAATGAGTGACGCGCAAAACGGCGCGGCTTCAGGCACTCCATCTGCACCGACTGGCACCCCAGCGCCCGCCAGCTCGGGTGTGAATGCGTCGCAGAGCGCAAGCCCGACTTCGGCTACTTCGGCAACTTCAGCCACCTCCGCCAGTTCGGCTAGCGCTGCAGCCAGTTCTACTGCCTCTTCGGCCGACGCTAACTTTATCGATAACTCGAAATACTCTTCTCCCGAGGAGTTAAAAAAGTATGCCCCGCTGGTGGCGAACCTGCCGCCAGACCAGCAGTTGCAAGCTGAAAAAGAGATGAATCGCCCAGCGGCGGCGGCCAAGATGGCGGCGGCCGGTGGCCCTGACGCCGCTCATGCCAAAGCCTTTATCGACGCCAACCCGGCGCTGAAAACCGCCACTGACGTCGGCAAGCACGGCGGCAAGCCTGATGGCAAAACCACCAACGGTGACTATGCCGCCTTCGCCAATAATATGGACAAAGCCCGCGACGCGGCGGTCAAAGACGTCACGGATTACCAGAAGGCTCACCCTAATGCCGATCCGCAGTCCTTGCAGATGGTAACCTCGGCGGCAACGCTGCGCGCCAGCGAACCTCTGGTGAAATGCGCCTCGCTAGACTCCAACGGCAAGGTTGATTCCTACATCACCGCCGACTCGCTGAAGGCCATTCAGCAAAATAATCCGGGCTTGTCCCCTGCTCTGCAGCAAGCGGCCAAAACCTTCTCCCAGCCCGGCTTCTTATACATGCTGGATCAGGGCGGGTTAGAAGGTAAAGATTTGGCGCTGCACAACCCGGATCAGAAAATCAGCGGCAGCAATATCGACAACTGGATCGCCAAGCAGGCGCCGACCAACAGCGGCGAGTTCGCCAGCATGATGAATGACGCGGCGACCCGCAACGCCGTGGCAAACGTGGATATCAGCAATCTCGGGGCCGACGTGTTCCAGAACCCGCAAAACTACAGCGGTGCGCAGAAAGCGGCGGTGTTGGTCAAACTGCAACAAACGCAGGGCCAAGTAGATGGCGGCAGCTCGCTGCGTAAAACCGACAAAACCTCGCAGGCGCTGCAAGATGATATCGCGCAATTGCAGAGCGACCCGGACGTGCAGAAGTTTATGGCGCAGGCCGTGCCTGGACAGGAAAAGATGATGATTGGCAATGACCCCGGTCTAAGCAAAGCGGTGAATCAATGCTATCAGGATCTGATTTCAGGCAAAACCATGGACCAAGATATGCAGGCCGCGCGCGACGCCGCCGCCAAGGCCAATGCCGGTAAGAAGCCGGAAGACCAGCAGCCGGTGGATTACAGCGACGCCATTAACAGCCTCAATTCAGAGCTGCAATTGCAGGGCGACCTTCAGGGCAAAGGGGCGAACCTGCCCACCACCGCGCAGGTGATCAACAGCCGCCCTGACCTCAAACAGCAAATTCAGACTTCCTACGAGCAGAACTTTACCCAAGGTCAGGCGGTAGAAAGTGGTCTGAAAAATAACAGCAAGGCCGATGCCAAAGACGTACTGGCGAGTGTCGATCAGAAGAAAGCCGCCTATGAAGATGCTATCCCAGACAGCGTGACGGCGGCCTCGGAAGATGGCTACGCCGAAGCCACCATGAAAGCCCTAAGCACCACCAGCAAAGGCATGAGCTTCCTCAACACGCTGAAGGACGCCGGCACCCTGCCTAAAGATAGCGATTTGACCAAGATGACCGGCAAAGAGATGTACTCGCAGCTGCGCGAAGGGGTGGAGAAGCAAACCAGCGAGATGGGGCTGAGCATGGCGAAAAGAGCCTCACTCAGTGGCAGCGGGATCATGAGCGTCGCGGGTCTGGCGTCGGTGTCTGAGCAGTTGAAATCGGGCGATAAAGCGGGCGCGGCGAAAACCATTTATGACGGCATCAAAGGCAGCTCGGAGCTGGGCAAACTCGGCTTTAACACCGCCGCCGAAGCCTTGGGCAAAGATGCTTCCGTGGGGCTGGGCCGTATCGCAGGCAGCGTGGCCGGTCGCGTGGCTGGCACGGTCGCAGGTGAAGCAGCCGGTGCTGCCGCTGCCGAGGCGCTGGGTGCAGCCGCCGGGCCGGTCGGCTGGATCGTCGACGCGGCGATGGGCTTAGGTTTCGGGATCAAAGCCATTATTGACGCGGTGAAAAAGCACAAAGATCAGAAAACCTTCGACCACAACGTTGACCCCACCCTCAAACAGTTTGGTATTCCCACGCCAAGCTAATGGAGGCAATCAGCACATAAAAAGGGGCCAAATCTGGCCCCTTCGCTTTTGCAAAAATGCGATTTATGGCGTGACCAACGCGGGTTCCGCCAGCGGCGCTGCCGTTTTCTTGCAGCACAAATACAGGACATAAATCAGTGGGATCCACGCCAGCGTGCCCAGCGTCAGCTTGGCGTAGACATACACCTGCGGCGAGGCGAAGTGCTGCAAGATAGTATTAATCAGCCGCAGTGCCAGTTGGATCAGATAAAGCATACCGAACCACCAGCCGGAACGATTGATGTCATGCATGCGACGGATGCCCACGGCCATAATCGGCACAATCACCGCCAGCAAAAATATCCACTGCGCCAGGCTGCCGTAGAAGATGGCGTTCGTCACCCCCACCAGCGTGGTGATGATGGCAACCGAGAAGCCCAACAGCACGGAAATCAGCATGCTGCCGAGCAAGAATACCCAAAACTCTTTTCTGGTTGAGCGACCACTAAAATCAACGTAGCGCTTCCAACCCTGTAAATAACATTGCCAGACCGTCATTCCTGACTCCTCTCCCCATTAATTATTACTATTATTTATTGATATAAGTGTTAACTCTGTTTTCGCTTCATTCTTTACCGCAACTTCCTCTCTGAGGGAAGCATTGCCTGTAATAACCGGCATTTTTGTGCCCATCCTTAGATGTTGGCTGGAATTATTTAGGTGGGGTGTTATATATCCTTTACTCGCTAATGAATCTTTTCCGCTAAGGATCGTCCGATGTCCGCCAAAATTCGCTGTGCCATTCTTGATGATTACCAAAACGTTGCCCTCACCTACGCCGATTGGTCTTCGCTGGACGATAAAGTCGATACCCAAGTGATTAACCAGCACATTGCTGATGAAGAAATGCTGGTGAAAACCCTCGCCGACGCCGAAATTGTGGTCATCATGCGCGAACGCACGCCTTTTACCGCCGCGCTGTTTGCCCGCCTGCCTAAGCTCAAATTGCTGATCACCTCAGGGATGCGTAATGCCTCCGTTGATCTTGAGGCGGCGAAACTGCACGGCGTCACGGTATGCGGCACTGGCAGCGGCGGCAGCGCACCGACGGAGCTGACCTGGGGGCTGATCCTCGGTTTGGCCCGCCATCTGGTCACCGAAAATAACGCCCTGCGCGACAACGGCACGTGGCAGAGCACCGTCGGACTAGGCCTAAGCGGCAAGCGTCTGGGCCTAATTGGACTGGGTAAAATTGGCCAGCAGATGGCCAAGATAGGCCACGCCTTTGGCATGAAAGTGGTGGCCTGGAGCCAAAACCTCACCGCCGAGCACGCGGCTAAACACAGCGTGGAGCTGGCGGCCAGCAAAGAAGCCCTATTGGCCACCAGCGACGTGGTATCGATTCATCTGGTGCTCAGCGATCGCAGCCGGGGACTGGTGGATGCCGCCGATCTGGCGCTGATGAAACCTTCCGCCCTGCTGATCAACACCTCGCGCGCCGCCATTGTTGACCAACCGGCGCTGATTGCCGCACTGCAACAGGGCAAAATCGGCGGCGCGGGACTGGACGTGTTTGACGTCGAGCCGCTCCCCGCCGAGCACCCTTTCCGCTCGCTGCCTAACGTGCTGGCGACGCCGCATATTGGCTATGTCTCAGACGACAATTACCGCATCTATTTCAGCGAAGCGGTCGAAAATATCGAATCATTCTTAGCGGGAAACCCAGTCAGAGTGCTGTCGATTTAACGATTACTCAGGATGGGTGAGCGAATTCTTAAATCAAATTCCGTTACCCACCCTGCATTTCCACATCTGCCAGTTGCCAGCGGCAAGCATTCATGACCATTATGTAAATTCCATTTACATTCAGTTACTCCAGATGATTAACGTTGCCCTAATTGATGACCACGTGGTAGTCCGCTCCGGCTTTGCTCAGTTGCTGGGGCTGGAATCTGACATCAAAATTGTCGGTCAGTACGCGTCGGCGGCTAACGCCTGGTCGTCGCTGCTGAAGATGAACATTGACGTGGCGGTGATGGATATCGCAATGCCAGATGAAAGTGGGCTAAGCCTGCTGAGCCGCCTGCGCCAGCAGCGGCCCAATTTCCGCGCCATTATTTTGAGCATTTACGACACCACCGCCTTCGTGCAAAGCGCGCTGGACGCCGGGGCCAGTGGCTATCTGACCAAGCGCTGCGGGCCAGAGGAGCTGGTGCAGGCCGTGCGCACCGTCCACGCCGGTGGCCGCTATCTCTGCTCCGACGCCCTGCTGGCGCTGCGCCAAAGTCAGCAAACGCCCAAGGCGCTGCAATCCCTCACGCCCCGCGAGCGCGAGATTTTCGACCTGCTGGTTAACGGGCTGAGCGTCAAGGCGATAGCCGAACAGCTGGAGCTAAGCCACAAAACCGTGCACGTTCACCGCGCCAACATCCTCGGCAAACTCCAGTGCGACACCACCATCGAACTGGTGCATTTTGCCATTCAGCACAGCCTGCTTGCCTAATGAGAAAGCTCGGTCTCACCCTTTTTCTGGCGATTTTCTACAGCCTCTGCTGGCTGGCGCTCTGGTCGATCAGCTTCTATCTGACCCAAAACGGCCAGCAGGCGATGTTGTTGCTGCCGCAGGGCTTGCGACTGGCGCTGATGACGCTACTGTCGCGGCGCTACTGGCCCGC
This window contains:
- a CDS encoding ectoine synthase — encoded protein: MCVFNPPVTGNEDHDEDGSYKLS
- a CDS encoding MFS transporter, translating into MKLSDTSKLKLIVVIASLTIFTAGSFSTLSGLLISQFQSSFGWPLTYTSFGVSLNMILYGLVAPFSIFLMDRYGIKNITYLALFLLAAGASIALIPNPIVFNFAWGVLVGSGTGMLTMAYGAYIAQRYFRENQGLPVGIMTASAVVGQFALLPLWSHLAESKAWFYPLAGCAIISFLAIIMNIFSPITTNEKEKKLKQKNSISEVYFNLVYGLKSPTFWVISLFFMICGATTNGLMWSNFIPAAHDHGMHATVASTILLIIGFSNIIGTLLTGWLTDKINPKHILAAVFLFRAAVLFWLPFILNSNLDVNLITFAILFGILDVATVPPVITLCNKVFSDRGPALFSWTNAFHQIGAGAMAFLASYLRIRLGDYFVVWILAASMCVLAILIVYLSKYDGYQPEHTDNKNTTETSP
- a CDS encoding RluA family pseudouridine synthase, which gives rise to MSTIIDTFIAPPCHDEIETLYQDEHLLLINKPAGLLSLSGKNPLNLDSVHHRLVQTFPGCTLVHRLDFGTSGLMVIARNKPINAALCQQFSQRSVRKIYSALLCGHLDEDEGVIDAPIAKDPALFPLMSICAIHGKPARSGYRVIERFYRELENGALLPLTRVELTPETGRTHQLRIHCQLLGHPILGCDLYGGLLLPGTEQTPRLMLHASELHFVHPISGEKIEARHASPF
- a CDS encoding DUF2058 domain-containing protein translates to MTKLTLQEQLLKAGLVTSKKVAKVQRTAKKSRVQAREAREAVEENKKTQLERDKQLNEQHKQAVLSKEHKAQVKQLIEMNRIDIAKGDIGFNFTDNNLIKKIMVDKVTQAQLISGRLAIARWVTDNPSESQYAIIPASVADKIAQRDAGSIALNSALSQEEQDEEDPYADFKVPDDLMW
- a CDS encoding type III effector HrpK domain-containing protein, giving the protein MRVLPSQSGPTFNGSISSSADETSFGTQPPASTLNRASSGSNLSIQYGQTNNQANSAAAANDPGDIINELASMIAGLLRKMSDAQNGAASGTPSAPTGTPAPASSGVNASQSASPTSATSATSATSASSASAAASSTASSADANFIDNSKYSSPEELKKYAPLVANLPPDQQLQAEKEMNRPAAAAKMAAAGGPDAAHAKAFIDANPALKTATDVGKHGGKPDGKTTNGDYAAFANNMDKARDAAVKDVTDYQKAHPNADPQSLQMVTSAATLRASEPLVKCASLDSNGKVDSYITADSLKAIQQNNPGLSPALQQAAKTFSQPGFLYMLDQGGLEGKDLALHNPDQKISGSNIDNWIAKQAPTNSGEFASMMNDAATRNAVANVDISNLGADVFQNPQNYSGAQKAAVLVKLQQTQGQVDGGSSLRKTDKTSQALQDDIAQLQSDPDVQKFMAQAVPGQEKMMIGNDPGLSKAVNQCYQDLISGKTMDQDMQAARDAAAKANAGKKPEDQQPVDYSDAINSLNSELQLQGDLQGKGANLPTTAQVINSRPDLKQQIQTSYEQNFTQGQAVESGLKNNSKADAKDVLASVDQKKAAYEDAIPDSVTAASEDGYAEATMKALSTTSKGMSFLNTLKDAGTLPKDSDLTKMTGKEMYSQLREGVEKQTSEMGLSMAKRASLSGSGIMSVAGLASVSEQLKSGDKAGAAKTIYDGIKGSSELGKLGFNTAAEALGKDASVGLGRIAGSVAGRVAGTVAGEAAGAAAAEALGAAAGPVGWIVDAAMGLGFGIKAIIDAVKKHKDQKTFDHNVDPTLKQFGIPTPS
- a CDS encoding DUF805 domain-containing protein — translated: MTVWQCYLQGWKRYVDFSGRSTRKEFWVFLLGSMLISVLLGFSVAIITTLVGVTNAIFYGSLAQWIFLLAVIVPIMAVGIRRMHDINRSGWWFGMLYLIQLALRLINTILQHFASPQVYVYAKLTLGTLAWIPLIYVLYLCCKKTAAPLAEPALVTP
- a CDS encoding D-2-hydroxyacid dehydrogenase family protein, translating into MSAKIRCAILDDYQNVALTYADWSSLDDKVDTQVINQHIADEEMLVKTLADAEIVVIMRERTPFTAALFARLPKLKLLITSGMRNASVDLEAAKLHGVTVCGTGSGGSAPTELTWGLILGLARHLVTENNALRDNGTWQSTVGLGLSGKRLGLIGLGKIGQQMAKIGHAFGMKVVAWSQNLTAEHAAKHSVELAASKEALLATSDVVSIHLVLSDRSRGLVDAADLALMKPSALLINTSRAAIVDQPALIAALQQGKIGGAGLDVFDVEPLPAEHPFRSLPNVLATPHIGYVSDDNYRIYFSEAVENIESFLAGNPVRVLSI
- a CDS encoding response regulator transcription factor, with product MINVALIDDHVVVRSGFAQLLGLESDIKIVGQYASAANAWSSLLKMNIDVAVMDIAMPDESGLSLLSRLRQQRPNFRAIILSIYDTTAFVQSALDAGASGYLTKRCGPEELVQAVRTVHAGGRYLCSDALLALRQSQQTPKALQSLTPREREIFDLLVNGLSVKAIAEQLELSHKTVHVHRANILGKLQCDTTIELVHFAIQHSLLA